The nucleotide sequence TTATAAAAATTGCCTCCACATAACAAAGATAACTAAAGATTCCTGATATACTCAACACCTCCAAGCGAACTCATTTGCCCAAGAATCCAATTTTGTCTTCTTAAAATATAACCCGAAGGTCTCCTTACTGAAAAACGAACAGGATTTGGTATTGTAGCAGCAATTAAAGCAGCCTGACTTCGTGTCAACTTTGATGGGAGTTTTTTAAAATATATCTGGCTTGCTGCACCAACACCAAAAATCATGTCACCAGTTTCAATAATGTTAAGATAGACTTCAAGAATTCTTTCTTTACTCCACAAAAGTTCAATAAGAACTGCAAAGTATGCTTCCAGACCTTTTCTGATAAAACTTCTTCCCTCCCACAGAAATAAATTCTTCGCAACCTGCTGAGTAATTGTGCTGGCACCCCGAAGTCTTTTCCCACGATTACTTTGTTCAATTGCTTTTTCAATCTGTTCAAAATCAAATCCAAAATGGTTTGGAAAATTCTGATCTTCGGCAGCAATTACAGCAAGCGACATTTGTTTTGATATTTCATCATAGCTGAACCACTGGTAAGCAATCATTTGTTTTTCTTTAAATGTAACTAAGGCTTCAACTTTTCTTTGAATCATTATAGATGAAGTTATTGGGTTTAACCATTTTAGAAGCAGTACAATAAAGACTGTGAGGAAAATAAATCCGAGAAAAATTTTCAAAAGTAATTTTGGTAATTTTTTAATGAACCGTTTGAAGTTGAATTTTTTAGCCATTTACCCTAAAATAATTATGGTACCGGATCATAACCGCTTCCACCCCAGGGATGACATTTAATAATTCTTTTAAAGCCAAGCCAGCTTCCTTTAATTATTCCGTACTTCCTCAATGCTTCAATTGTATAATGAGAGCACGTTGGTGTAAATCTGCAAGATGGTGGAAATAATGGTGATATAATTAATTGATAAATTTTAATAACAATTATTAATGGAATTGCCAGAAACTCAAAAATCTTTTTAAAAAAAATTTGCACTCTCAAATTCTTGTATAAAAAAAATTACGATTATAAAATTTATTTAAAACCTGCTAATTCAGTGAATTAGCGCACAATAAAAAAATTATCTTTGAAATTCTCTTTAAATATAACTTAATTTGCGCCGTCAAAATCGAGACTTAAAACAAAATAAAAGATAATATGTCAAAAAATGTTGTAATTGTTGAATCGCCTGCTAAAGCAAACACAATTGAAAAATATCTTGGTGAAGATTTTCTTGTTACTTCCAGTTATGGTCATATCAGAGATCTGATAAAGAAAGATAAGGGGATTGATGTTGAAAATAACTACACTCCGCATTATATCATACCTGAAGATAAAAAAGCAAGAGTAAAGGAATTAAAGAAATTATCTGATAAATCAGAAACTGTGTGGCTTGCAACTGACGAAGACCGTGAAGGTGAAGCGATAGCCTGGCATTTAAAAGAAGTATTAGAGTTGCCCGAGAAAAAAATCAGAAGAATTGTTTTCTCAGAAATTACCAAACCAGCAATCCTTGATGCGGTAAAGAATCCGCGTGGGATTGATTATAACCTTGTGAACTCACAGCAATCGAGAAGAATTCTTGACAGGTTAGTTGGTTTTGAACTTTCTCCTATCCTTTGGAGAAAAGTGAAACCAAAATTATCAGCGGGAAGGGTTCAATCAGTTGCTGTAAGATTGATTGTTGAACGTGAAAGAGAAATAGATTCATTTAAATCAGAATCCAGATACAAAGTAACCGGCAATTTTCTTGTAACCGGGAAAGATGGCAAAAAATCTGAGTTCAAAGCTGAAGTACCCGATTATTTTGAATCATCCAAAGAAGCAAAAGATTTTTTGGAGAGTTGCAAAACTTCAGAATTTTTGGTTGAAAGTATTGAAAAGAAACCTGCAAAGAAATCTCCTTCTCCCCCATTTACAACTTCTACTCTTCAGCAGGAAGCAAGCAGAAAATTGCGTTTTTCAGTTTCACGAACAATGCTCGTTGCACAAAAGTTGTATGAAGCAGGCAAGATTACATATATGCGAACCGATTCAGTTAATCTTTCTGAAATTGCTCTCAATGCAGCAGAACAACAAATAAAAAATGAATACGGAAAAAATTATTCTCACCGCAGACAGTTTAAAACAAAATCTAAGACTGCTCAGGAAGCTCACGAAGCAATTCGTCCGACCGATTTCGGCAATGAAAGTATTTCAGGTTCCAGAGATGAAAAAGTATTATATGAATTAATTTGGAAAAGAGCTCTTGCATCACAAATGTCTGATGCTCAGCTTGAAAGAACTACTTTGAAAATCAATGTAAGCAAAGCTGATAAGTTATTTGTAGCAAAAGGCGAAGTAATAAAGTTTGATGGATTTCTTAAAGTTTATCTTGAGTCCATCGATGATGAAAACGGCGAGAACGGAGAAGATGGAATACTTCCGGATTTATCAGAAGGAGAAAAAATTTCATTCACCGAAATTACAGCCACACAAAGATTTACCAGACCGCCCTCCAGATTTACGGAAGCAAGTCTTGTGAAAAAACTTGAAGAGCTTGGAATTGGAAGACCTTCAACGTATGCACCAACTATCAGTACGATTCAGAAGAGAGGTTATGTTCATAAAGAAGAACGTGAAGGTACGGAACGTAAATATGAAGTTTTAACTCTTGATCAATCAAAAAAAATAAAGAGTGAAACACTAACCGAAATAACCGGAGCTGACAAAGGAAAACTGTTCCCAAACGATGTTGCAATGCTTGTTAATGATTTTTTGCTTGAACATTTTCCACAGGTAATGGATTATAAATTTACCGCACGCATCGAAGAGGAACTTGACGAGATAGCAAATGGTGAAATGGACTATCACGAAATGCTTGACGAATTTTATCCTCCTTTCAAGAAAAAAGTCGAGCATACGATTGAGACATCCGAAAGAGTATCGGGAGAGAGAATTCTCGGGAAAGATCCGGCAACAGGAAAGCAGGTTTCTGTAAGAATGGCAAGATTTGGTCCTGTGGCAGTCTTAAGTAATCCAAAAGATGAAAATGATAAACCACATTATGCTGGATTAAGGAAAACTCAGAAACTTGAAAACCTGACTCTCGAAGAAGCACTCCATTTGTTTAAACTTCCGAGACTTGTTGGCAAGTATAATGATCAGGAAGTAATTGCGGCAATCGGAAGGTTTGGACCTTATGTCAGGTTCGATGGAAAATTTTATTCCATTAAAGCTCAATATGATCCCCACGATATAGAAATTGATGAAGCGATTGAAGTAATTGAGGCTAAGAAAAAAGCTGATGCAGAAAAGACAATAAAAATTTTCGAAGAGAATCCAGAGTTTCAGATACTAAAAGGCAGATGGGGACCTTATTTAAAAGCCGGAAAAGAAAACGTGAAAATCCCAAAAGACCGGGAACCAGCTTCCTTAACTTATGATGAATGTGTAAAGCTGGCTGAAGAAGCAAAGTTAAAACCAAAACGAAAAGGAAGATTCAGCAAAAGTAAAACCTGATCTGATGTTAATAAATAATTATCTTAATTGATTATTTTGCTTTTATAAATTTCAAAATTAGTGATTTGTAATATGATGGCATTTATAGAGTGGAGTGTTAGTCCTGAGATTTTTCACCTGGGTCCAATATCGGTAAGATGGTATGGATTTTTATTTGCTATGGCTTTCGTGGCAGGTTATGTGATTATGTCCTGGATTTTTAAAAAAGAAGGAAGACCGGGAACAGATCTCGAACAACTTTCTGTTTATATGATATTCGGAACTGTTATTGGTGCAAGGTTAGGTCATTGTCTCTTTTATAATCCCGAATATTACCTCACACATCCAATAGAAATTTTTAAGGTTTGGGAAGGCGGTTTGGCAAGTCACGGTGCAGCAATTGGGATACTCATTTCATTATATCTTTTTTCAAATAAGAAAAAAAATTATCCGCTGTTATGGGTACTTGATCGAATAGTAATCGTAACTGCATTAGGTGGTTCCTTTATCAGATTAGGTAATCTGTTTAATTCTGAAATTATCGGCAAACCAACTGATGTTTCGTGGGCATTTATTTTTAGTTCTGTTGATGAACTCCCAAGGCACCCCACACAACTTTATGAATCTTTAGCTTACCTGATAATTTTTATTATGCTCTTCTTAATTTATTACAAAGGAATTGAAAAAAACCGGAGAGGTTTGCTATTCGGATTATTTCTTGTTCTGGTATTTACTTTCAGGTTTTTTATTGAATTCCTGAAAGAAAATCAAACCGGCTTTGAAGCAAGAATGACATTTAATATGGGGCAGATATTAAGCATCCCTTTTGTATTAATAGGATTATTTTTTATTCTAAAATCTTTTAAAGTTGAAAAAGCAAATGGATCTCATAGCAAAGATAAAAAATAAGTCAGTGGCTGTTGGAATTATTGGAATGGGCTACGTCGGTTTACCGCTCGGTCTGGCATTCGCTGATAAAAAAGTTAATGTTCTTGGTTTTGATCTTGACAACAAAAAAATCAATATGCTGAATAAAGGAAAAGGTTATCTGAAGCATATCAGCAATAACAAAATAAAGAAAGCAGTGCATTCAGGTTATCTTAGAGCAACCTCAGATTTTACAAGACTTAAAGAAGTTGATGCTATAATTATTTGTGTTCCTACTCCTCTTACTGAGCACAGAGAACCAGATATGTCTTTTGTGAAAAACACATCTGAGACAATTTCAAAATATTTGCGTAAAGGACAACTTGTTGTTCTTGAATCAACTACTTATCCAGGAACAACACGGGAAGTTTTGTTACCACTATTTGGAAACGCAAACGGAAAGAATAAGTTTAAAGCAGGTAAAGATTTTTATCTGGCTTTCAGTCCAGAAAGAGAAGATCCAAATAATCCGGAATATACCACATCTCAAATTCCAAAGGTAGTTGGAGGTCTTACTCCTCAATGTTTAAAAGTTGCAAAAGCTCTTTACGATCTCGTTATTATTAAAACTGTTCCTGTTTCTTCACCTGATGCTGCTGAAGCAACAAAATTATTAGAGAACATCTACAGGTCTGTTAATATAGCTCTGGTTAATGAACTTAAAATGGTATTCGATAAAATGAAAATTGATATCTGGGAAGTGATAGCTGCAGCTTCAACAAAACCATTTGGTTTCAAACCGTTTTATCCGGGGCCTGGATTAGGTGGGCATTGCATTCCTATTGATCCTTTTTATTTAACCTGGAAGGCTCGAGAGTTTGAGATCAATACGAAATTTATTGAGCTTGCCGGTGAAATTAATACGCAACAACCCTATTATGTTGTTGCAAAGTCTGCTGAAGCACTAAACAAATTCAAAAAAGCTCTGAATAATGCAAAGATATTAATTCTTGGAGCTGCGTATAAAAAAGATATAGATGATATGAGAGAATCCCCGTCTCTGAAATTAATTGAACTGTTTCAGGAAAAAGGTGCTATTGTTGATTACTATGATCCGCTTGTACCCGTTTTACCTAAAACGAGGAAGTTACAATCTTGAATTGAAATCAATCAAACTCACAAAAGAAAAAATCATGAAGTATGATTTAGTGGTACTAAGTACTGATCATTCAATATTTGATTATAAATTTATCGCTTCAAATGCTAAACTGATTTTAGATTCACGTAATGCATTCGAAACGAGAAGAATAAAATCTACTAAGATTATTAAAACTTAAGTAAATTCTGATGCGAACGACTATTTCTTAAACATCGATTCGATAGCATCGATTACCGTATCAACTGAAATCTTTTCCATACAAGAAATATCTTCAGTACAATATTTTCTATAATAACATTTACATTCCTCGGAGGAACAGAGTTTAATCCCCTTTCCATAAAGTTCAATTTCATGTATTGAAGTTGGACCGAAAAGTGCGATGATTTTTTTCTCAAGTGCTGTTGCAATATGAAGAGCAAGTGTATCAGCAGTTATTACCAAATCACATAAATCAACAATTGCAGCAAACTCTAGCAACGAGTTGTCAAGTCCGGTATTAATAACGTAGTCAAATTTTTTCTCCAGTTTATGAAAAGTTTCAACTTCCTCAGGTCCGCCAAGTAGTAATAAATTAAACTCATTATTTCCAAGTCTTGTAATTAATTCCTCCCATCGTTCAAGAGGCCAACCTTTACTTGGCCATTTGGTACCAATACCTACATTTAATCCGATTACAGGTTTTTTAGAATTTATTTTTGTTAAAAATTTCTTTCTTAAAATTTTTTCTTTTTCAGTATCAGATACTTGGATCATTGGTATTTCTACAGGTAACGCCAACTCTAAAATTTCATACATCAACTGTTGATTTGATTTTTTATTCGCTTTTTTAT is from Ignavibacteriota bacterium and encodes:
- the mtgA gene encoding monofunctional biosynthetic peptidoglycan transglycosylase is translated as MAKKFNFKRFIKKLPKLLLKIFLGFIFLTVFIVLLLKWLNPITSSIMIQRKVEALVTFKEKQMIAYQWFSYDEISKQMSLAVIAAEDQNFPNHFGFDFEQIEKAIEQSNRGKRLRGASTITQQVAKNLFLWEGRSFIRKGLEAYFAVLIELLWSKERILEVYLNIIETGDMIFGVGAASQIYFKKLPSKLTRSQAALIAATIPNPVRFSVRRPSGYILRRQNWILGQMSSLGGVEYIRNL
- the yidD gene encoding membrane protein insertion efficiency factor YidD, giving the protein MRVQIFFKKIFEFLAIPLIIVIKIYQLIISPLFPPSCRFTPTCSHYTIEALRKYGIIKGSWLGFKRIIKCHPWGGSGYDPVP
- the topA gene encoding type I DNA topoisomerase, producing MSKNVVIVESPAKANTIEKYLGEDFLVTSSYGHIRDLIKKDKGIDVENNYTPHYIIPEDKKARVKELKKLSDKSETVWLATDEDREGEAIAWHLKEVLELPEKKIRRIVFSEITKPAILDAVKNPRGIDYNLVNSQQSRRILDRLVGFELSPILWRKVKPKLSAGRVQSVAVRLIVEREREIDSFKSESRYKVTGNFLVTGKDGKKSEFKAEVPDYFESSKEAKDFLESCKTSEFLVESIEKKPAKKSPSPPFTTSTLQQEASRKLRFSVSRTMLVAQKLYEAGKITYMRTDSVNLSEIALNAAEQQIKNEYGKNYSHRRQFKTKSKTAQEAHEAIRPTDFGNESISGSRDEKVLYELIWKRALASQMSDAQLERTTLKINVSKADKLFVAKGEVIKFDGFLKVYLESIDDENGENGEDGILPDLSEGEKISFTEITATQRFTRPPSRFTEASLVKKLEELGIGRPSTYAPTISTIQKRGYVHKEEREGTERKYEVLTLDQSKKIKSETLTEITGADKGKLFPNDVAMLVNDFLLEHFPQVMDYKFTARIEEELDEIANGEMDYHEMLDEFYPPFKKKVEHTIETSERVSGERILGKDPATGKQVSVRMARFGPVAVLSNPKDENDKPHYAGLRKTQKLENLTLEEALHLFKLPRLVGKYNDQEVIAAIGRFGPYVRFDGKFYSIKAQYDPHDIEIDEAIEVIEAKKKADAEKTIKIFEENPEFQILKGRWGPYLKAGKENVKIPKDREPASLTYDECVKLAEEAKLKPKRKGRFSKSKT
- the lgt gene encoding prolipoprotein diacylglyceryl transferase, which produces MMAFIEWSVSPEIFHLGPISVRWYGFLFAMAFVAGYVIMSWIFKKEGRPGTDLEQLSVYMIFGTVIGARLGHCLFYNPEYYLTHPIEIFKVWEGGLASHGAAIGILISLYLFSNKKKNYPLLWVLDRIVIVTALGGSFIRLGNLFNSEIIGKPTDVSWAFIFSSVDELPRHPTQLYESLAYLIIFIMLFLIYYKGIEKNRRGLLFGLFLVLVFTFRFFIEFLKENQTGFEARMTFNMGQILSIPFVLIGLFFILKSFKVEKANGSHSKDKK
- a CDS encoding glycosyltransferase family 9 protein, with amino-acid sequence MLKIDCAHFKGDRPCSYNKNEGIICDDCNHYIPISFKILIIKLDAIGDVLRTTSILKPLKKKFPDSYIEWCTRQNAKELFKNNFLVDEVITIEDDALLRIKAESYDMVINLDTSKISSAIAAFTDAKEKIGFVLNRMGYVEPTSTASKVWLEMSAFDQYKKANKKSNQQLMYEILELALPVEIPMIQVSDTEKEKILRKKFLTKINSKKPVIGLNVGIGTKWPSKGWPLERWEELITRLGNNEFNLLLLGGPEEVETFHKLEKKFDYVINTGLDNSLLEFAAIVDLCDLVITADTLALHIATALEKKIIALFGPTSIHEIELYGKGIKLCSSEECKCYYRKYCTEDISCMEKISVDTVIDAIESMFKK